A stretch of Bradyrhizobium diazoefficiens DNA encodes these proteins:
- a CDS encoding thioredoxin family protein: MTGMMASNLVSRWSGALWSGALGICAIVAVIRPAEADPRAVVELFTSQGCSSCPPADKIIGDLANDPSVIALSMPIDYWDYLGWKDTLADSRFSARQRAYSRMRGDREVYTPQVVVNGSAHVIGSDRAGIESAIGKTDKGTGVMSVPVTMSLAGKQINVSVAASKEPAVSHGEVWICSIAKSVPIEISRGENRGQQITYHNVVRNLLKVGDWNGRPESWTVPIENLTRDGVDGAVVYVQDGSREKPGPMLGAAYTSLH, encoded by the coding sequence ATGACTGGAATGATGGCTTCTAATCTCGTTTCGCGCTGGTCCGGGGCACTCTGGTCGGGAGCACTCGGCATTTGTGCGATCGTCGCCGTCATCCGTCCGGCCGAGGCCGATCCCCGCGCCGTGGTCGAACTCTTCACCTCCCAGGGCTGCTCGTCCTGCCCGCCGGCCGACAAGATTATCGGCGATCTCGCCAACGATCCTTCGGTCATCGCGCTGAGCATGCCGATCGACTATTGGGATTATCTCGGCTGGAAGGACACGCTGGCGGATTCCCGCTTCTCGGCGCGGCAGCGCGCTTATTCACGCATGCGCGGCGATCGCGAGGTCTATACGCCGCAGGTCGTCGTCAACGGTTCTGCGCATGTCATTGGCAGTGATCGCGCCGGCATCGAAAGTGCGATCGGTAAAACCGACAAGGGCACGGGCGTGATGAGCGTGCCGGTGACGATGTCGCTCGCAGGCAAGCAGATCAACGTGTCGGTGGCCGCGAGCAAGGAGCCGGCGGTCTCGCATGGCGAGGTTTGGATCTGCTCGATCGCGAAATCGGTGCCGATCGAGATCAGCCGCGGCGAGAATCGCGGGCAGCAGATCACCTACCACAACGTCGTGCGCAATTTGCTCAAGGTCGGCGACTGGAACGGACGTCCGGAAAGCTGGACGGTGCCGATCGAGAACCTCACGCGCGATGGCGTCGATGGCGCGGTGGTCTACGTCCAGGACGGCAGCCGCGAGAAGCCCGGCCCGATGCTCGGCGCGGCGTACACGTCGCTGCACTGA
- a CDS encoding DUF2794 domain-containing protein — translation MSLTPEDADPSEQRAGARSAAANTQLSRVTFNRLELNRILNLYGRMVADGEWRDYAIDFLKDRAVFSVFRRASEVPIYRIEKDPRLARKQGMYSVISATGLILRRGHELDRVLLVIDRKLAVV, via the coding sequence ATGAGTTTGACGCCGGAGGACGCCGATCCGAGCGAGCAGCGCGCAGGGGCGCGCTCCGCCGCTGCGAATACCCAACTGAGCCGGGTGACATTCAATCGGCTCGAGCTGAACCGAATTCTCAATCTCTACGGCCGCATGGTCGCGGACGGAGAGTGGCGCGACTATGCCATCGACTTCCTGAAGGACCGCGCAGTGTTCTCGGTCTTCCGCCGCGCCTCCGAAGTGCCGATCTATCGCATCGAGAAGGATCCCCGGCTCGCGCGCAAGCAGGGCATGTACAGCGTGATCTCGGCGACTGGTCTGATCCTGCGCCGCGGCCATGAGCTCGACCGGGTGCTGCTGGTGATCGATAGGAAACTGGCGGTGGTCTGA
- a CDS encoding GNAT family N-acetyltransferase — protein sequence MSAPEIRLTTEADLPAITAIYQQAVREGTATFELEPPDLTEMTRRYRALVDGGYPYFVALIDGRVAGYAYAGAYRPRPAYRFTVENSIYLDPAFHRRGIGSLLLERLISECEARGYRQMIAVIGDSANAGSIGVHTRGGFKMIGTHPNVGLKFGRWLDTVMMQRDLGEGASTLPGT from the coding sequence ATGTCAGCACCCGAAATCAGGCTCACCACCGAGGCCGACCTTCCCGCCATCACCGCCATCTATCAGCAGGCCGTCCGCGAGGGCACCGCGACGTTCGAGCTGGAGCCGCCCGACCTCACGGAGATGACGCGCCGCTATCGCGCGCTGGTCGACGGCGGCTATCCCTATTTCGTCGCCCTCATCGACGGCCGCGTCGCCGGATACGCCTATGCCGGCGCCTACCGGCCCCGCCCCGCCTATCGCTTCACGGTCGAGAACTCGATCTATCTCGATCCCGCCTTCCACCGCCGCGGCATCGGCTCGCTGCTGCTGGAGCGGCTGATCAGCGAGTGCGAAGCGCGGGGCTACCGCCAGATGATCGCGGTGATCGGTGATTCCGCCAATGCCGGCTCGATCGGCGTGCACACCAGAGGCGGCTTCAAGATGATCGGTACGCATCCCAATGTCGGCCTGAAATTCGGCCGCTGGCTCGATACGGTAATGATGCAGCGCGACCTCGGCGAGGGCGCGAGCACGTTGCCGGGGACGTAA